Proteins encoded within one genomic window of Mesotoga infera:
- the alr gene encoding alanine racemase: MNSRKTFALIDLSAYKQNLLYLSRKASPAKLMVVVKADAYGHGAVELSRAARDIGIERLAVAFLEEGIKIREGGVDLPILVLNYVDRDEIPIAGKFGLTLTLCSFGQLEEIVDLEVPLPDFHIVVDTGMRRLGMEWEDSLRLFESAISKGIRITGAYTHFATADEKESDFVSEQQDSFDRFLAGLGEIPLDGFETHISNSAGTIFLDNSRYDCVRAGIATYGLQPSIIVDNNLIPILEWKTCISYLKEIHAGYSVSYGRTFLANRDMLVATIPVGYADGYSRLLSNKGYVIIAGKRCRVLGRVCMDQFVVDVSHIERKISVGDEVVIIGSQEGERITAEEMADLCGTINYEVVCSISSRVPRIYRKGEN, encoded by the coding sequence ATGAACAGTCGAAAGACCTTCGCTTTGATCGATCTGTCTGCTTATAAGCAGAATCTTCTTTATTTGTCAAGGAAAGCATCTCCGGCGAAGCTGATGGTTGTTGTAAAAGCTGACGCCTACGGTCACGGCGCAGTCGAGTTATCGAGGGCCGCGCGGGATATCGGCATTGAGCGGCTAGCAGTTGCTTTTCTTGAAGAAGGCATCAAGATTCGAGAAGGTGGGGTCGATCTGCCGATTCTTGTACTGAACTATGTTGACAGAGACGAAATTCCTATCGCCGGGAAATTCGGCTTGACTCTGACTCTTTGCTCATTTGGTCAGCTTGAAGAAATCGTTGACCTCGAAGTGCCGCTCCCCGACTTTCATATTGTTGTAGACACAGGAATGAGGCGTCTCGGCATGGAGTGGGAGGACTCGTTGAGGTTATTTGAATCGGCCATCTCGAAGGGAATTAGAATCACGGGCGCATACACGCATTTTGCTACTGCAGATGAGAAAGAGAGTGATTTTGTGTCTGAGCAGCAAGATTCTTTTGACAGATTTTTGGCTGGTTTAGGGGAAATACCACTCGACGGCTTCGAAACTCACATATCCAACAGCGCCGGGACTATTTTTCTCGATAACTCGAGATACGACTGTGTGAGAGCGGGAATTGCTACCTATGGCCTGCAGCCCTCGATTATTGTTGATAATAACCTCATACCAATACTAGAGTGGAAGACTTGCATCTCCTATTTGAAGGAGATACATGCCGGTTATTCGGTTAGTTATGGCAGGACCTTCCTTGCCAACCGCGATATGCTGGTGGCAACCATTCCGGTTGGTTATGCCGATGGTTACAGCCGACTGCTATCAAACAAGGGTTATGTTATCATTGCGGGCAAGAGATGCAGGGTTCTAGGTAGGGTTTGCATGGATCAGTTTGTGGTCGATGTCTCTCATATAGAGAGAAAGATCTCCGTAGGAGATGAAGTGGTTATCATTGGTTCTCAGGAAGGGGAGAGAATCACAGCAGAGGAGATGGCGGATCTTTGCGGCACCATCAACTACGAGGTTGTCTGCTCGATCTCTTCAAGAGTTCCAAGGATCTATCGGAAAGGAGAAAATTGA